One Gloeobacter morelensis MG652769 DNA window includes the following coding sequences:
- a CDS encoding Npun_F0494 family protein, whose amino-acid sequence MDLDLQTVERAVRAMRLGAIAAAGLASMAKRSLAVAEFAGERAHAGGLTRQPLSEGAAEDELMWLFRVGVVRREVDGQGITDRFRLTPLGKRVLVEVRRADLPALSPLDQVGNLLTRWLS is encoded by the coding sequence GTGGATCTCGACCTTCAGACAGTCGAACGGGCGGTGCGGGCGATGCGCCTTGGGGCGATTGCAGCGGCGGGGCTTGCTTCGATGGCCAAGCGCAGCCTCGCGGTGGCCGAGTTCGCCGGTGAGCGCGCCCATGCAGGTGGCCTGACCCGGCAGCCCCTTTCTGAGGGTGCCGCCGAGGACGAACTGATGTGGCTTTTTCGAGTCGGGGTGGTGCGCCGCGAAGTGGACGGCCAGGGCATCACCGATCGCTTTCGGCTGACGCCTTTGGGCAAGCGCGTGCTTGTCGAGGTGCGCCGGGCGGATCTGCCCGCGCTTTCGCCGCTCGATCAGGTGGGCAATCTGCTCACCCGCTGGCTTTCCTAA
- the atpB gene encoding F0F1 ATP synthase subunit A has protein sequence MELALATLGNQPLIAAVEVGKHLTWQLGPLSVHGQTMITTWVVMLLLIGLTFIGTRKLQRVPSGLQNFLEYAYDLLASIARNQIGEKQYRSWVPLIGTIFLFVLFANWLGQLPLRLFHIPEGELASPTNDINTTVALSLIALVSYIYAGLRKSGFGYFKHYFESPILAAVWVLEFFTRPLSLSIRLFGNILAEELVVAVLILLVPILVPVPLMILFLLTGAIQALVFSTLTASYVGEAVEDHDDHH, from the coding sequence ATGGAGTTAGCGTTGGCAACCTTGGGCAATCAGCCTCTCATCGCGGCGGTGGAAGTCGGCAAGCATCTGACCTGGCAACTCGGTCCGCTCAGCGTACATGGCCAGACGATGATCACCACCTGGGTGGTCATGCTCCTGCTTATCGGGCTGACCTTCATCGGCACCCGCAAGCTGCAGAGGGTGCCCTCCGGTCTGCAAAACTTTCTGGAGTACGCCTACGACTTGCTCGCCAGTATCGCCCGCAACCAGATAGGTGAGAAGCAGTACCGCTCCTGGGTGCCGCTTATCGGAACGATTTTTCTGTTCGTGTTGTTTGCCAACTGGCTCGGTCAGTTGCCCCTGCGGCTTTTTCACATCCCAGAAGGCGAGTTGGCTTCGCCGACCAACGACATCAACACGACTGTGGCACTGTCCCTGATCGCGCTGGTTTCCTATATCTACGCAGGCCTGCGCAAATCGGGATTCGGCTATTTCAAGCATTACTTCGAATCGCCGATTTTGGCGGCGGTGTGGGTGCTCGAATTTTTTACCCGCCCTCTGTCGCTGAGCATTCGACTTTTCGGCAACATTCTGGCTGAAGAGTTGGTAGTGGCGGTATTGATTTTGCTGGTACCGATTCTGGTGCCTGTGCCCCTGATGATCCTGTTTTTGTTGACAGGAGCGATTCAGGCGCTGGTGTTTTCGACGCTCACCGCGTCCTATGTCGGTGAAGCGGTCGAGGACCACGACGACCACCATTAG
- the atpE gene encoding ATP synthase F0 subunit C, whose translation MNDITAAASVIAAALAVGLAAIGPGIGQGNAASKAAEGIARQPEAEGKIRGTLLLSLAFMESLTIYGLLVSIVLLFANPFRG comes from the coding sequence ATGAACGATATTACTGCTGCTGCTTCGGTGATCGCTGCCGCCCTCGCGGTCGGCCTGGCGGCCATCGGTCCCGGCATCGGCCAGGGCAACGCCGCGAGCAAAGCCGCCGAAGGCATCGCCCGTCAACCCGAAGCCGAAGGCAAGATCCGCGGCACGCTGCTGCTGTCGCTCGCCTTCATGGAATCGCTGACCATTTACGGTCTGCTCGTATCGATCGTGCTGTTGTTCGCCAACCCGTTCCGGGGCTAA
- the atpA gene encoding F0F1 ATP synthase subunit alpha, with product MFTIRPDEISSVIRDQIQKYNTELQVTNVGTVLQVGDGIARVYGLEKCMASELLEFEDGTIGIALNLEEDNVGAVLMGAGRTIEEGSTVRATGRIASIPVGPAFLGRVVNALAIPVDGKGDIVGSETRLLESPAPGIIKRKSVYEPLATGITAIDAMIPIGRGQRELIIGDRQTGKTTIAIDTILNQKGKGVVCVYVAIGQKASTVAQIVEVLRSRGALEYTIIVAANANEPAALQYLAPYTGCTLGEYVMYTGLTLPGSDKKVNAALLVYDDLSKQAVAYRQMSLLLRRPPGREAYPGDVFYLHSRLLERAAKLSPDLGEGSLTALPVIETQAGDVSAYIPTNVISITDGQIFLDSGLFNSGLRPAIDAGISVSRVGGAAQTKAMKKVAGKLRLDLAQFSELEAFSQFASDLDKATQAQLARGLRLREILKQPQYSPLSVAQQVAIIYAATNGYLDDIDVKGIQPFKQQFLNYLDSSVSEYGQEIEATKALTDKAVDLLKKALNDFKATVKK from the coding sequence ATGTTCACGATTCGCCCCGATGAAATCAGCTCCGTCATCCGCGATCAAATCCAGAAGTACAACACTGAACTGCAGGTGACCAACGTCGGCACGGTGCTGCAGGTTGGCGACGGCATCGCCCGCGTCTACGGTCTTGAAAAGTGCATGGCCTCCGAACTGCTCGAATTCGAGGACGGCACGATCGGCATCGCCCTCAACCTCGAAGAGGACAACGTCGGCGCGGTGCTGATGGGTGCAGGCCGCACGATCGAAGAAGGTTCCACCGTGCGCGCCACTGGCCGCATCGCTTCGATTCCGGTGGGGCCGGCCTTCTTGGGCCGGGTCGTCAATGCCCTGGCGATTCCCGTCGACGGCAAGGGCGACATCGTCGGCAGCGAAACCCGCCTGCTCGAATCGCCCGCCCCCGGCATCATTAAGCGCAAATCGGTCTACGAGCCTTTGGCAACGGGCATCACCGCCATCGACGCGATGATTCCGATTGGCCGTGGCCAGCGCGAGCTGATCATCGGCGACCGCCAGACCGGCAAGACGACGATCGCCATCGACACCATCCTCAACCAGAAGGGCAAGGGCGTCGTTTGCGTCTACGTCGCCATCGGCCAAAAAGCTTCTACCGTGGCCCAGATCGTCGAGGTATTGCGCTCGCGCGGCGCTCTCGAGTACACGATCATCGTCGCCGCCAACGCCAACGAGCCTGCCGCCCTGCAGTATCTGGCGCCCTACACCGGCTGCACCCTGGGCGAGTACGTCATGTACACCGGCCTCACCCTGCCGGGCTCGGATAAAAAGGTCAATGCCGCCCTGCTGGTGTACGACGATCTCTCCAAGCAGGCGGTGGCCTACCGCCAGATGTCGCTGCTGCTGCGCCGTCCGCCGGGCCGCGAAGCTTACCCGGGCGACGTGTTCTACTTGCACTCGCGCTTGCTTGAGCGGGCCGCCAAACTGAGTCCCGATCTGGGCGAAGGTTCGCTCACCGCCCTACCCGTCATCGAGACCCAGGCGGGCGACGTCTCGGCCTACATCCCCACCAACGTCATCTCGATTACCGACGGCCAGATCTTTCTCGATTCGGGTCTGTTCAACTCGGGACTGCGCCCTGCCATCGACGCGGGCATCTCGGTCTCGCGGGTGGGCGGGGCTGCCCAGACCAAGGCGATGAAAAAAGTAGCCGGTAAACTGCGCCTCGATCTGGCCCAGTTCAGCGAACTGGAGGCCTTTTCGCAGTTTGCCTCCGACCTCGACAAGGCCACCCAGGCCCAGCTTGCCCGCGGTCTGCGCCTGCGCGAAATCCTCAAGCAGCCGCAGTACTCGCCCCTGTCGGTGGCCCAGCAGGTGGCGATCATCTATGCCGCCACCAACGGCTACCTCGACGACATCGACGTCAAAGGCATCCAGCCTTTCAAGCAGCAGTTCCTCAACTATCTCGATTCCAGCGTGTCCGAGTACGGCCAGGAAATCGAAGCCACCAAAGCGCTCACCGACAAAGCGGTGGACCTGCTCAAAAAGGCGCTCAACGACTTTAAGGCGACCGTCAAGAAGTAG
- a CDS encoding F0F1 ATP synthase subunit B', with translation MLFDPGWAAHLLLLAAEEAAAVEAESGGLFDFGGTLVLQIVNFLLLMTILSAVFYGPISRVIEERSEYIRSNAGSAQRRFDEAKALADQYEQELRITRLEAQQVIAAAEAEAQKIRAQQLAEAQREAQERIAQAQADLDRQKQAALASLSGEVEAISRTLSEKLLSDSGRRF, from the coding sequence ATGCTGTTTGACCCGGGTTGGGCCGCTCACCTGCTGCTTTTGGCGGCTGAGGAAGCGGCGGCGGTAGAAGCCGAATCGGGCGGACTGTTCGATTTCGGCGGCACGCTGGTGCTGCAGATTGTCAACTTTCTGCTACTGATGACCATCTTGAGCGCGGTTTTCTATGGGCCGATCTCGCGGGTGATCGAGGAGCGCAGCGAGTACATCCGCTCGAACGCCGGCAGTGCCCAGCGCCGCTTCGACGAGGCCAAGGCCCTCGCCGATCAGTACGAGCAGGAGCTGCGCATCACCCGTCTGGAGGCGCAGCAGGTGATCGCAGCGGCGGAAGCCGAGGCGCAGAAGATCCGCGCCCAGCAGCTTGCCGAAGCCCAAAGAGAAGCCCAGGAGCGCATCGCGCAGGCCCAGGCCGACCTAGACAGGCAGAAGCAGGCGGCTTTGGCCAGCCTGTCGGGCGAGGTGGAGGCGATCAGCCGCACCCTCAGCGAGAAGTTGTTGAGCGATTCGGGCAGGAGGTTCTGA
- the miaA gene encoding tRNA (adenosine(37)-N6)-dimethylallyltransferase MiaA translates to MKKIIVVCGPTAAGKSHLGMHLAQRLGVPVLSADSRQVYREFDIGTAKPTREEQACVEHRLIDVAWPTEHFNVARYRELADAEMDRLTRQGKPTLLVGGSGLYLRAVSGGLEPPAVPPDPALRARLAAEPLDALYGQLQQRDPESAGRVHPNDRVRIERALEVCLTTGQPSSAQRHLRARDFSLLVLGVGSSREALVRRIEQRTHRMIDAGWLAEVEYLRTKYGPDLPLLGTLGYAELGAYLDGQWDLAEAIRQVVVHTRQFAKRQMTWFRAEPDIHWLDEAAGWRALEQQSAERVERFLAG, encoded by the coding sequence GTGAAAAAAATCATCGTCGTCTGCGGCCCCACCGCCGCCGGCAAAAGCCACCTGGGAATGCATCTGGCCCAGCGCCTCGGGGTACCGGTGCTGAGTGCCGATTCCCGGCAGGTCTATCGCGAATTTGATATCGGCACCGCCAAGCCGACCCGGGAGGAGCAAGCCTGCGTCGAGCACCGCCTCATCGATGTCGCCTGGCCCACGGAACATTTCAACGTGGCGCGCTACCGGGAGCTGGCCGATGCGGAGATGGACCGGCTGACCCGGCAAGGCAAACCCACCCTCCTGGTGGGGGGCAGTGGTCTGTACCTGCGCGCGGTATCGGGCGGACTCGAACCGCCCGCCGTCCCCCCCGACCCGGCTCTGCGCGCCCGGCTGGCGGCCGAACCGCTGGACGCGCTTTACGGGCAACTGCAACAGCGCGATCCCGAATCCGCCGGGCGCGTCCACCCCAACGACCGGGTGCGCATCGAGCGCGCCCTCGAAGTGTGCCTGACAACCGGCCAACCATCCAGTGCCCAGCGCCACCTGCGGGCGCGGGACTTTTCGCTCCTCGTCCTGGGGGTGGGCAGTAGCCGGGAAGCGCTGGTGCGCCGCATCGAGCAGCGCACCCACCGGATGATCGACGCGGGCTGGCTCGCGGAAGTCGAGTATCTACGCACCAAATACGGCCCCGATTTGCCGCTTCTGGGTACCCTCGGTTACGCCGAACTGGGCGCCTACCTGGACGGCCAATGGGATCTGGCGGAGGCGATCCGCCAGGTTGTCGTCCACACCCGCCAGTTCGCCAAGCGCCAGATGACCTGGTTTCGCGCTGAACCCGACATTCACTGGCTCGATGAAGCGGCAGGATGGCGGGCCCTTGAACAACAGAGCGCCGAACGGGTTGAGCGCTTTCTTGCCGGTTAA
- a CDS encoding ATP synthase subunit I, giving the protein MADYHALRRRIYLTVVVIAAFAFVVVGFAYSLNTALSYLLGAGGGLLYFRMLDRSIQGIGEGNRRLGGPARVGLFAVLMVMAIKSGSLEILPTFFGFLTIKAAILVDTLRTLFGDV; this is encoded by the coding sequence ATGGCAGACTACCACGCGCTGAGGCGGCGGATCTATCTGACAGTTGTCGTCATTGCTGCTTTTGCGTTCGTGGTGGTCGGTTTCGCTTATTCATTGAATACGGCTTTAAGTTACCTTCTGGGTGCGGGCGGTGGCCTACTATACTTTCGGATGCTCGATCGCAGCATCCAGGGTATTGGCGAGGGCAACCGCCGTCTAGGAGGGCCGGCGCGCGTCGGACTTTTCGCCGTCCTGATGGTGATGGCAATCAAGTCCGGATCACTCGAGATTCTGCCGACTTTCTTTGGTTTTTTGACCATCAAGGCGGCGATCCTCGTCGACACTTTGCGGACGCTGTTCGGTGACGTTTAG
- a CDS encoding F0F1 ATP synthase subunit B, whose protein sequence is MDWMPLFLAAGEAESRGFSLNLNLLETNIINIAIVLGLLIFLARGYFSRVLGERKSEIESSIREVENRGRQAEQELATARQNLSQAQVQAQQILASARTNAERVRAQVLDQAQIDIARVRETVDQDLRNEQQRILTQVRLKVVGDALDRLRERLPGELDEATQRRLLDRSIQLLD, encoded by the coding sequence ATGGATTGGATGCCGCTGTTTCTGGCTGCCGGGGAGGCCGAAAGTCGCGGGTTCAGCCTCAATCTGAACCTGCTTGAGACGAACATCATCAACATCGCCATTGTGCTTGGGTTGCTCATCTTTCTGGCGCGCGGCTACTTCAGCCGGGTGTTGGGCGAGCGAAAGAGCGAAATTGAAAGCAGCATCCGCGAGGTCGAAAACCGGGGCCGTCAGGCGGAGCAGGAACTGGCCACCGCCCGCCAGAATCTCTCCCAGGCCCAGGTTCAGGCCCAGCAGATTCTTGCTTCTGCCCGCACCAACGCCGAGCGGGTGCGCGCCCAGGTTCTCGATCAAGCCCAGATCGATATCGCCCGGGTGCGCGAGACAGTCGATCAAGACCTGCGCAATGAGCAGCAGCGTATCCTCACCCAGGTGCGTCTCAAAGTGGTAGGCGACGCCCTGGACCGCCTGCGCGAGCGCCTGCCCGGCGAACTCGACGAGGCCACCCAGCGCCGCCTGCTCGATCGCAGCATTCAATTACTGGACTAG
- the atpH gene encoding ATP synthase F1 subunit delta, whose amino-acid sequence MQQGKDSEQIAQRYAEALKELALSETGLLEQFGSDTGGMLQVMEESPDFERFLAVPIIAMADKKRLLVEAFGGKVHPYMLNFLQLMVDRRRIALLRPVCASYQRILRELQQTTLAEVISAVPISEEQASALIERIRRRTAAVRVELRRRVDPDLLGGMIIKIGDEVIDASLRGQLRKLTLQLTLS is encoded by the coding sequence ATGCAGCAAGGCAAAGACAGCGAACAGATAGCCCAGCGCTACGCCGAGGCGCTCAAAGAACTCGCCCTTAGCGAGACGGGTCTTCTGGAGCAATTCGGCAGCGACACCGGCGGAATGCTCCAGGTGATGGAGGAATCTCCCGATTTTGAGCGCTTCCTGGCGGTGCCCATCATTGCGATGGCGGACAAGAAGCGCCTGCTGGTCGAAGCCTTCGGCGGCAAGGTGCACCCCTACATGCTCAACTTTTTGCAGTTGATGGTCGACCGGCGGCGGATTGCACTTTTGCGCCCCGTCTGCGCGAGCTACCAGCGCATTTTGCGCGAGCTGCAACAGACGACCCTGGCGGAGGTGATTTCGGCGGTGCCCATCAGCGAGGAGCAGGCAAGCGCCCTCATCGAGCGCATCCGCCGACGCACCGCCGCGGTGCGCGTCGAGTTGCGCCGACGCGTCGATCCGGATCTTTTGGGCGGCATGATCATCAAGATTGGCGACGAAGTGATCGACGCCAGTCTGCGCGGCCAGCTGCGCAAGCTCACCTTGCAGCTCACGCTTTCTTGA